The genomic segment CCGCGATGAAGGCGCTCTCTTCGCGAAACGACGATCCCAAGCGGGCCTCCCGCCCGTTCGATCGCGATCGCGACGGTTTTGTCATGGCCGAGGGCGCCGGCATTTTTGTGTTTGAAGAACTGGAGCACGCCAAGCGGCGCGGCGCCAGGATCTATTGCGAAGTGCTCGGCTACGGCATGAGCGGCGACGCCAACCACATCACCCAGCCCGATGAACAGGGCAGCGGCGGCGCGGCCGCCATGCGCTACGCCCTGAAAGACGCCGGTCTCAATCCAGACGCCGTCGATTACATCAACGCCCACGGAACGAGCACCCCGCTGGGCGACATTGCCGAGACCATCGCCATCAAGGGCGTGTTCGGCGCCCATGCCTACAAGCTCCGCGTCAGCAGCACCAAGAGCAGCATCGGCCACCTGCTCGGCGCCTCCGGCGGCGTCGAACTCGTCGCCACCGTGATGGCCATCGAGCACGGCGTCATTTCGCCGACCATCAACCTCGAAAACCCCGGCGAAGGCTGCGACCTGAACTACACCCCCCTCAAGCCGCAGGACGCACGCGTCAACGTCGCCATCAGCAACTCCTTCGGCTTCGGCGGCCACAACGCCTGCATCGCCGTCGGCCGGTTCAGCAAGTAAGCGATTCGTCGCACGCGATTTGTGGCAGTGCACCGATTGTCCAACTCGCCAGGCGGGCTGGGCTTACGTTGTCCTTGCACCGGTTCGTGACGAGACTGACCCACTACTACGATCAGTCGTAAGCTCCGCTCCGCGCTATCCTTAAGCAGGAATTCACAGGTCTGGGCGAGACGAGCCTGAATGGAACTTCGTGGCCGATCGGCTGCGACAAAACGGGCTGCTGCGCGTACAAGACGCAGGGGCCTTCGGTCGGCCTTTTACTCGATATACGAGCTTGGGTTACGCGATGGCGGAGCGATCGAAATCCATTGCGAGCGGGCGGGATGCATCGTGGGAGCTGTGCGCGCCGGTGGGTCGCGTACGCGCTCGGCGCGGAGCGGCGCTGCTGGAAGTCGTCCTGTCGGTGTCGATCCTGGTGATCGCGATGGGGATCATCGGATTCGCGTTTCGCAACGGGCAGCTCGACATCGACCGGGCCGAGCTGCGCACCCGTGCGATGATGGCGACCGAGCAGGTATTGACAAACATCGACTTGGCGACGCTGCCGATCATCCAGCAGGCCGAGACGTCGAGCGGCGGACAGTTAACCGATCTTAGTGGCGCGATGGACCTCGACGCGCCGCCGGGCATGAGCTATCGCGTGACGGCCGGCATGGATCCGATGATCCCCGGGGCCGCGCGGGTGCAGGTGGACATTTTCAACGGCGATCCGACTGACGAGAACAGCCCGCTGATACTATCGACGATGGTGCTTCGCGCGCCGCCGCGGCCGATCAACCTCGGTCGGGACTTCGGGCTGTCGGATGAGCAGTTGCAGCAGTTGACGGACGCGATCCCGGGCGGTGCGGCGGTGCTGGATCCGACGGCGGTCGATCCGAAGGAGCTGGCGTCGCTGGATTTAGACATGCTGGCGCAAATCCTCCCGATGCTGATGCAGGCCTTCGGCGGGCAGCTTGGCGAGGCCCAGATGCAGCAGATCATGGAGGCGATCCAGAGCGGCGATCAGAATCAGATCGAGCAGTTGCAGCAGCAGTTGGGCGGCGCCGGGGGGATTCCCGGCGGTCAAGGTGCACAGGGCGGCCAGGGGGGTCGAGGCGGTCAGGGTGGTGCAGGTCAGCCGGGCGGCGGAAATAACGGGATGATGCCGGGGACGCCGCGTCGCGGACAGCGCGGCGGTTGAGCGCAAGCGTGAGGTTGAGGGATGGCGGTGCGAACGCGACGGGCGATGACGGTGCTGGAGCTGCTGCTGGCGATCAGCCTGATTGCGCTCGTGATGATGGTCATGTTCGCGTTTTATGACATTACGTTGTCCGAGCGCGACCGCAGCACGCGGATGATCACGGAGGGGTCGCTGGCGCGAAGGACGGCGTTGAAGATCGCCGATGAGATTCGCTCGTCGAGCGGGTTCCTGGGAAACGGGGATCCCGGCGTGTGGGGGACGGAGCGGTTCCTTTCAATTCAGACGGTTGTATTGCCATCGAAGGAGCAGTTCATCCCGCGAGGGATCGGCGACAACCCGATCGCCGCTCGGTGCGACATCCGCCAGGTGCAGTATTACCTGGCGTACGACTACGACGCGTCGCACGACTACCCGGACGGCACGCAAGGCCCCAAGCCGTTGGGCCTGGCGCGGCGGGAGATCAAGACGCTGAACCAGACGGTGTTGAACGAGGCGCGGCCGGATTCGATCGAGCTGGACCTGCTCGCGCCGGAGCTGAAATACCTGCGGATTCGCTATTTCGACGGTATCGATTGGATCGACAAGTGGGATCTGCGCGGGGGGTTCGGCGGGATGGGCAACTCGTTGCCGCAGGCGGTCGAGGTGACGGTGGGCTACGACGAACTGCCGCCGCCGGATGATCAGGAAATGGATCTTCAGGATTCGGAATTGCAGCCGGCGTTGCCCGAGCCGTTCTCGCGGAAGACGTTCACGGTGCAGGTGAAGCTGCCGCAGGCGGATGTCTTTTTCGGGTCGCGCATGATGCGGGCGCAGCAGCGTGCGTCGCAACTGAACCAGTCTTCGGGCGGGGGGGCGACGCCATGAGACGCCGTCGCGGGCTGATTCTGGTCGTTGTGCTGGTGATGATCGCCCTGCTGTCGCTGCTGGCCGCGAGTTACTCCTTCATGGTGCGCTCGTACACCGACGAGGTGAACTCGCAGCAGGCATCGTTCTACGCGCGCATGGCGGCCGAGAGCGGCATTCAACACGCCATCGTCGTGTTGCGGGCCTACCGAAACGATCCGACGGTGTGGTACGACAATCCCGCGGTATTTCGTGCCGTTCCGGTGACACCGACGCCCCGGCAGGCCGTGCAGAGTAACGAAGCCGTGAACAACAGTTACGATCCGAACGCGCCGCCCGTCTGGCGATTCAACCTCGTCGCGCCGAATCCGTATGAGCCGGCGACGGTGCGGTACGGCGTGACGGATGAAACGTCTCGCCTGGACCTGAATCTCGCCAAGGAGGAACAGCTTCGTCGGCTGTTCGAGTACGCCATCCCGCAGGAGACGACGTCGCCGGTCGATGTGAACGTGCTGGTGGATTCGCTCCTGGACTGGCGGGAGAAGGGCGCCGTGCCGCGGCCCAACGGCGCGAAGGACGAATACTACGCCAAGCTGGAGCCGGGTTATCGCGTGAAGGGGGCGCGCTTCTCGACCATTGAGGAATTGCTGCTCGTCCGCGGGTTTAACGGCTGGGTTCTGTATGGCGAGGACTACAACCAGAACGGCCTGCTCGACCCCAACGAGGATGACGGAGCGAACTCGTTTCCGCCGGACAACGGCGACGGCGTCCTGTACCCCGGCGTGGCGCCTTATCTGACAATCTGGTCGTACGAAGCAAACCTCTCGCGCGACGGTCGGCCGCGCATCAACCTGAACATGAAGGACACGCAGAAATTGCAGGAAGCGCTGGAGGCGGAAATCCCGCCCCACCTTACCAGTTATATCATGGCGGTCCGCACCGGGGGGAAGGCCTTTAACAGTGTTATGAACCTGATCCCGGCACCCGAGCCGGACGAGCTTCCGGAAGAAGAGGCCGCACAACCTGAAGACCCCGCGACAACACAGCCACAGGGGGATCCCGCCTCCTCCCAGCCGGGCGAAGAAAACCCGGCGAGCCAACCGAGTGAAAGTACCGATCAGGGTAGGTCCGAAAAGCAGGCAGCCGGTGCGCCGCCGGTGTTCAAGGATCTGACGCCGGAGCCGCCTCCGGGGACGTATGAGGATCTCCCGTTGATCCTCGACCGGCTGACGACGGATGCGACGCCTGCGATGGCCGGGCGTATCAACGTGAGCACGGCGCCGTTGCCGGTGCTGGCTTCGATCGTGGAACTGACGGACGAGGAGGTTCAGGCGATTTTCGCGGCGCGGCAGCAACTGGATGCGGAGCAGTTGAGTACGCCGGCGTTTCTGGTGACGACGGGGTTGGTGAGTCCGTACAAGTTCCGGCGGATTCTCCCGAAGATCACCTCGTCCTCGGCGGTGTTCACGGTGGACGCGGTGGGTTATGGAGATCACACAGGCGTGACGCAGCGAATCAAAGCGGTGTTGGAGATGCGCGGGCCAGTGGCCCAGGTGCGTTATTACCGCAATTTGAGCAGCTTGGGGACGGCGTATCTGCCGCACGTGGTTGAGCAGCGCGCGCTGACCGGTCGAGGGGGGCGGTGAGGATGGCGATCGGGCTTTCGAGCAAGAAGATCCTGGCGGTGGAATGGGACCTGCGCAGCATTCGGATGGTGCTGGCGCGGCCGAAGGCCGACGGGGTGGAGCTGCTGAAGGCGGTGTCGGCGCCGAT from the Planctomycetia bacterium genome contains:
- a CDS encoding general secretion pathway protein GspK produces the protein MRRRRGLILVVVLVMIALLSLLAASYSFMVRSYTDEVNSQQASFYARMAAESGIQHAIVVLRAYRNDPTVWYDNPAVFRAVPVTPTPRQAVQSNEAVNNSYDPNAPPVWRFNLVAPNPYEPATVRYGVTDETSRLDLNLAKEEQLRRLFEYAIPQETTSPVDVNVLVDSLLDWREKGAVPRPNGAKDEYYAKLEPGYRVKGARFSTIEELLLVRGFNGWVLYGEDYNQNGLLDPNEDDGANSFPPDNGDGVLYPGVAPYLTIWSYEANLSRDGRPRINLNMKDTQKLQEALEAEIPPHLTSYIMAVRTGGKAFNSVMNLIPAPEPDELPEEEAAQPEDPATTQPQGDPASSQPGEENPASQPSESTDQGRSEKQAAGAPPVFKDLTPEPPPGTYEDLPLILDRLTTDATPAMAGRINVSTAPLPVLASIVELTDEEVQAIFAARQQLDAEQLSTPAFLVTTGLVSPYKFRRILPKITSSSAVFTVDAVGYGDHTGVTQRIKAVLEMRGPVAQVRYYRNLSSLGTAYLPHVVEQRALTGRGGR
- the fabF gene encoding beta-ketoacyl-ACP synthase II, which gives rise to MAERRRVVITGMGLISPLGNTPDVFWERLLAGESGIGPVTRIDVSKFDVRFGGECREFNPENYLEKKEIKRLDRFAQMAMAAARSAFDSSGLDRNRIDPTRFGVIIGSGIGGLQELEEQNLRCHEKGPDKVSAFTIPKLMVNAASGNISIMLGAKGPNTAVATACASATNAMGDAIHAIRRNDADVMITGGSEAALTRLGLAGFAAMKALSSRNDDPKRASRPFDRDRDGFVMAEGAGIFVFEELEHAKRRGARIYCEVLGYGMSGDANHITQPDEQGSGGAAAMRYALKDAGLNPDAVDYINAHGTSTPLGDIAETIAIKGVFGAHAYKLRVSSTKSSIGHLLGASGGVELVATVMAIEHGVISPTINLENPGEGCDLNYTPLKPQDARVNVAISNSFGFGGHNACIAVGRFSK